The Serratia rhizosphaerae genome has a segment encoding these proteins:
- a CDS encoding NUDIX hydrolase, with protein sequence MAEQDFGGAKIALLHQGQVLVYRRDCRDDIPWPGQWDLPGGGREGAETPLQCVQRETYEEFGLTIAAAQVREQRRYSGRQPGDAATWFMLGDLSARQIAAVRFGDEGQYWRMMLIEEFIHHPQGIAHLRQRLAALLAARTR encoded by the coding sequence ATGGCGGAGCAGGATTTTGGCGGTGCAAAGATCGCGCTGCTGCATCAGGGACAGGTGCTGGTCTACCGGCGCGACTGCCGTGACGATATACCGTGGCCCGGCCAGTGGGATCTGCCCGGTGGCGGGCGCGAAGGGGCGGAGACGCCGCTGCAGTGCGTGCAGCGGGAAACGTACGAGGAGTTCGGCCTGACGATCGCCGCCGCCCAGGTGCGTGAGCAGCGTCGTTATTCCGGACGGCAACCGGGGGACGCGGCCACCTGGTTTATGCTGGGCGATCTCAGCGCGCGGCAGATCGCCGCCGTGCGCTTTGGCGATGAAGGCCAGTATTGGCGCATGATGCTGATAGAGGAATTTATTCACCACCCGCAGGGGATTGCCCATCTGCGTCAGCGGCTGGCGGCGCTGCTTGCCGCTCGTACTCGCTGA